In Deltaproteobacteria bacterium, a single window of DNA contains:
- a CDS encoding tyrosine-type recombinase/integrase, whose protein sequence is MSVFQKNGKWWIDYYDHQGKRRRKRVGPDKRTATAVLRDIQARIAKGEFLGLVEERITFKELAERYLTTHVASSLSPTTRTRHEGIIHTHLIPRFGDKRLAAIMPRDIEEYRAERAARVAPATVNNEFNRLRHMFGMAVRWSYVKANPCKGVKELKEPPGRIRYLTAEEYEQLLRALDPDTLRENPYNAGRELSPLLNIYLRPIVLVALHSGLRRSEILSLRRQNIDWQNRRMFVEHTKNGERRVIPMNDTLYETLRRLPARLDSEMLFPDVKLGMVTAAFRRAVKRAQLPDFHFHDLRHCFASYLTMGGANLRAVQMLLGHKDVRMTIRYSHLSPEHLQGAVKVLDGVFSSAPDKKKQLA, encoded by the coding sequence ATGAGTGTATTTCAGAAAAACGGCAAGTGGTGGATTGACTACTACGATCACCAGGGCAAGCGACGGCGTAAGCGGGTCGGCCCTGACAAGCGGACAGCGACCGCAGTGCTTCGCGACATTCAAGCACGCATTGCCAAGGGGGAATTTCTCGGACTTGTCGAGGAGAGAATCACATTCAAGGAACTCGCCGAACGCTACCTTACCACGCATGTCGCCTCTTCCCTCAGTCCTACCACTCGTACTCGCCATGAGGGCATCATTCACACGCATCTCATCCCCCGTTTCGGAGACAAACGGCTTGCCGCGATCATGCCGCGAGACATCGAAGAGTACCGGGCCGAACGCGCCGCGCGTGTGGCTCCTGCCACTGTCAACAACGAGTTCAACCGCCTCCGTCACATGTTCGGGATGGCAGTACGGTGGAGCTACGTGAAAGCCAACCCCTGCAAAGGCGTGAAGGAACTGAAAGAACCCCCGGGCCGCATTCGCTACTTAACGGCGGAGGAATACGAGCAGCTACTACGAGCGCTTGACCCTGACACGCTCCGAGAAAATCCCTACAACGCCGGGCGGGAACTCTCCCCGCTCCTCAATATCTACCTTCGACCTATCGTGTTGGTTGCCCTGCATAGTGGACTACGACGGTCAGAGATCCTGTCCCTCCGTCGCCAGAACATCGACTGGCAGAACCGGCGCATGTTTGTTGAGCATACCAAGAATGGCGAACGGCGCGTCATTCCCATGAACGACACGCTGTATGAGACACTGCGCAGGCTCCCGGCTCGCCTTGACTCGGAGATGCTATTCCCCGACGTGAAGCTGGGCATGGTCACAGCAGCATTTCGCCGTGCGGTGAAGAGAGCACAACTCCCAGACTTTCACTTCCACGATTTACGGCATTGCTTCGCCAGCTACCTCACGATGGGAGGAGCCAATCTCCGCGCCGTACAGATGTTGCTCGGGCATAAAGATGTACGGATGACGATACGGTACAGCCACCTTTCACCGGAACACCTGCAAGGAGCAGTCAAAGTGCTAGATGGGGTCTTTAGCAGCGCACCAGACAAGAAAAAGCAACTCGCGTAG
- a CDS encoding helix-turn-helix domain-containing protein has translation MQLQHKKLSVEQTAERLGVSPHTIRAWVREQRIAFYRIGRRILFDEADIQALEEKSRVEPLAR, from the coding sequence ATGCAGCTACAGCACAAGAAATTGTCTGTCGAACAAACCGCCGAACGACTTGGGGTCTCCCCGCACACGATTCGGGCATGGGTGCGAGAGCAACGCATCGCGTTTTACCGGATCGGGCGGCGTATTCTTTTTGACGAAGCCGACATTCAGGCGTTGGAAGAAAAATCGCGTGTGGAACCTCTTGCGCGTTAG